One window of the Planktothrix sp. FACHB-1365 genome contains the following:
- a CDS encoding amino acid ABC transporter ATP-binding protein, which produces MTQIQPTTDSVQAATEDYAILATDVHKWYSNNFHVLRGVSLSVRRGEVVVIMGPSGSGKSTFIRTFNALEEFQQGSIIIDGINLSHDLKNIEEIRKEVGMVFQQFNLFPHLSILQNVTLAPIWVRRWPQAKAEAVALQLLERVGILEQAKKYPGQLSGGQQQRVAIARALAMQPKIMLFDEPTSALDPEMVREVLDVMRTLADSGMTMVCVTHEVGFAREVADRIVLMADGILVEEGTPEEFFNNPKEERTQKFLSQIL; this is translated from the coding sequence ATGACACAAATACAACCCACTACCGACTCAGTTCAAGCTGCAACAGAAGATTATGCCATTCTGGCAACCGATGTGCATAAGTGGTATAGCAATAATTTTCATGTTCTCAGGGGGGTTAGCCTTTCTGTTAGACGGGGAGAAGTTGTTGTAATTATGGGGCCATCGGGTTCAGGAAAATCGACTTTTATTCGCACTTTTAATGCGTTAGAAGAATTTCAACAGGGGAGTATTATTATTGATGGAATTAACTTATCCCATGATTTGAAAAATATTGAAGAAATTCGGAAAGAAGTGGGAATGGTATTTCAACAGTTTAATTTATTTCCCCATTTAAGTATTTTACAAAATGTGACTTTAGCTCCAATCTGGGTGCGACGTTGGCCCCAAGCCAAAGCGGAAGCAGTGGCATTACAATTATTAGAACGGGTGGGAATTTTAGAACAAGCGAAAAAATATCCCGGTCAATTATCTGGGGGTCAACAACAACGAGTTGCGATCGCTAGAGCATTAGCAATGCAGCCTAAAATTATGTTATTTGATGAACCGACTTCTGCTTTAGACCCGGAAATGGTACGAGAAGTTTTAGACGTGATGCGAACCTTAGCTGACTCCGGGATGACGATGGTTTGTGTCACCCATGAAGTCGGATTTGCAAGAGAAGTAGCGGATCGAATTGTATTAATGGCCGATGGAATATTAGTAGAAGAAGGAACCCCAGAAGAATTTTTTAATAATCCTAAAGAAGAACGGACTCAAAAATTTCTGTCTCAAATTCTTTAA
- a CDS encoding transcriptional regulator — protein sequence MLNSLPYQPFLISRLQDLTYAAGYIETCLLETSPEPELLKLVLTDVSEALAPQTMTPEEAKQHLAQLDEVLSKTGQDAIYSLGFWLKSLGLKLSVNVYQLNPSKSDSETPVLQELLSNPKKEG from the coding sequence ATGCTTAATAGTTTACCATACCAACCCTTTCTGATCTCACGACTTCAAGACCTAACCTATGCAGCAGGTTACATCGAAACTTGTTTACTAGAAACTTCTCCAGAACCGGAATTATTAAAACTGGTTTTAACTGATGTTTCTGAAGCATTAGCACCGCAAACTATGACCCCAGAAGAAGCTAAACAACATTTAGCACAGTTGGACGAAGTATTATCAAAAACAGGACAGGACGCAATTTATAGTTTAGGGTTTTGGCTAAAATCTTTAGGATTAAAATTATCTGTCAATGTATACCAACTAAACCCTAGTAAATCGGACTCAGAAACTCCCGTTTTACAAGAATTATTATCTAACCCAAAAAAAGAAGGATAA
- a CDS encoding amino acid ABC transporter permease: protein MTSVPSTSSQQPPQIVVLSAKEWLQKNLFNTWYNTLITLGISTLLFFMLTRFISWAFTLAKWSVIPANLPLFFVGRFPSDQYWRLWIMLGIISILSGITWGFLARNSRLLFSKNTLVTLGFVGILAVITPVPIIFRFLLIGMLLLLLAGAWGGKTIGNTQPKLGKWLPFSWFLLLIVCIWFIGGGLGLKVVQTNLWGGLMLTLLMSIVSILLSFPIGILLALGRQSGLPIIRILSTIYIEIIRGLPLITILFMGQVLLPLFLPEGTRPDRILRAIIGLTMFSSAYLAENIRGGLQAIPRGQTEAAKALGLNTPLVVSLIILPQALKVSIPSIVGQFISLFQDTTLLSIVGLVELLGMSRSILANPKFLGRYLEVYLFIGILYWIFCYAMSVASQKLEKQLNTEHK, encoded by the coding sequence ATGACTTCTGTACCATCAACATCATCTCAGCAACCGCCTCAGATCGTCGTATTAAGCGCAAAGGAATGGTTACAAAAAAATCTATTTAATACTTGGTATAATACCCTGATTACCTTGGGGATTAGCACCTTATTATTCTTCATGTTAACACGGTTTATTTCGTGGGCATTTACCCTGGCTAAATGGAGTGTCATTCCTGCTAATTTACCGTTGTTTTTTGTGGGAAGATTTCCCAGTGATCAATATTGGCGTTTATGGATAATGTTAGGGATAATTTCTATTCTTTCGGGTATTACCTGGGGATTTTTAGCCCGAAATTCAAGACTTTTATTTAGTAAAAATACCTTAGTTACTTTGGGATTTGTTGGAATTCTGGCAGTTATTACTCCAGTTCCCATTATTTTCCGTTTCCTGCTGATAGGAATGCTATTATTATTACTAGCAGGAGCTTGGGGCGGTAAAACCATAGGAAATACTCAGCCAAAGTTGGGAAAGTGGTTGCCTTTTTCCTGGTTTTTATTATTAATAGTTTGTATTTGGTTTATTGGAGGTGGACTCGGATTAAAAGTTGTCCAAACCAACCTTTGGGGAGGACTGATGTTAACGTTATTGATGTCAATTGTTAGTATTTTATTGTCTTTTCCCATTGGGATATTATTAGCATTAGGACGACAAAGTGGTTTACCGATTATTCGTATTTTATCAACTATTTATATTGAAATTATTCGGGGATTACCCTTAATTACAATTCTATTTATGGGACAAGTGTTACTTCCGTTATTCCTCCCCGAAGGAACACGACCCGACCGGATTTTACGCGCTATTATTGGATTAACCATGTTTAGTTCAGCTTATTTAGCTGAAAACATCAGAGGCGGGTTACAAGCCATTCCCAGAGGTCAAACAGAAGCAGCAAAAGCATTAGGATTAAATACACCTTTAGTCGTTAGTTTAATTATCTTACCCCAAGCTTTAAAAGTCTCTATTCCTTCAATTGTGGGACAGTTTATTAGTTTATTCCAAGATACAACCTTACTTTCAATTGTAGGATTAGTCGAATTATTGGGAATGAGTCGATCTATTTTAGCAAATCCCAAGTTTCTCGGACGTTATTTAGAAGTTTACCTGTTTATTGGAATTCTTTACTGGATATTTTGTTATGCGATGTCTGTTGCGAGTCAAAAATTAGAAAAACAGTTGAATACGGAACATAAATAG
- a CDS encoding amino acid ABC transporter permease, which produces MTTNGDQKIPLWRDDRFWRIALQILVIVIVVSVFALLGGNLTRNLRQTGNNFGFDFLKTSAGFNILDSLIPYTPTDPYSRVLFAGLLNSLRVMFFGIILTTLLGIAVGVARFSDNWLLRQLSLIYVEIVRNTPLLLQLVFWYGIFVQFPLIKESLNIFNSIYLSKQGIFLPWPSGIQGIIGLGILVICAIAAFIVSKRRTKVMVERGESGQPQLITLGIIGIIALLTLTVGLNWQRPMFNPTTNTIEGGLRLTIEFTTLLVSLVVYTAAYIAEIVRAGIQSVPKGQWEAARSLGLKSGLVMQLVVFPQALRVIIPPLNSQYLNLAKNSSLAVAVAYADVYNVANTTFNQTGRAIEVMLIIMATYLTINLFISLGMNQLNRSVQLRER; this is translated from the coding sequence ATGACAACCAACGGAGATCAAAAAATCCCCCTTTGGCGAGATGACCGATTTTGGCGCATTGCCTTACAAATTTTAGTGATTGTGATTGTAGTTAGTGTATTCGCTCTTTTAGGGGGAAATCTAACTCGAAATCTTAGACAAACAGGAAACAATTTTGGCTTTGATTTTTTAAAGACATCGGCGGGATTTAATATTCTCGATAGTTTAATTCCCTATACTCCCACTGATCCCTATAGCAGAGTTTTATTTGCGGGATTATTGAATTCTTTGCGGGTGATGTTTTTTGGAATTATCCTCACAACATTATTGGGAATTGCCGTTGGTGTTGCCCGTTTTTCTGATAATTGGCTATTGCGTCAGTTATCATTAATTTATGTTGAAATTGTCCGCAATACTCCCCTTTTATTACAGTTAGTATTTTGGTATGGAATTTTTGTCCAATTTCCACTAATTAAAGAAAGTTTAAACATTTTCAATTCAATTTATTTGTCTAAACAAGGAATTTTTCTACCTTGGCCGTCAGGAATTCAAGGGATAATTGGGTTAGGGATTTTAGTGATTTGTGCGATCGCTGCCTTTATTGTATCGAAAAGACGAACCAAAGTGATGGTAGAAAGAGGAGAATCTGGACAACCTCAATTGATTACTTTAGGAATCATTGGAATCATTGCCTTATTAACATTAACCGTAGGATTAAATTGGCAACGTCCAATGTTTAATCCTACCACCAATACGATTGAAGGAGGATTAAGACTCACCATTGAATTTACAACACTTCTAGTAAGTTTGGTCGTGTATACAGCCGCTTATATTGCTGAAATTGTGCGGGCGGGAATTCAATCTGTTCCTAAAGGTCAATGGGAAGCCGCCCGATCTTTAGGGTTAAAATCAGGTTTAGTTATGCAGTTAGTCGTATTTCCTCAAGCGTTACGGGTGATTATTCCACCGTTAAATAGTCAGTATTTAAACTTAGCAAAAAACTCTAGTTTAGCGGTCGCCGTTGCTTATGCGGATGTCTATAATGTTGCCAATACTACCTTTAATCAAACCGGAAGGGCGATTGAAGTCATGTTAATTATTATGGCAACCTATCTCACCATTAATCTATTTATTTCTTTAGGAATGAATCAATTAAACCGCAGTGTTCAATTACGAGAAAGATAA